The following proteins are co-located in the Hypomesus transpacificus isolate Combined female chromosome 23, fHypTra1, whole genome shotgun sequence genome:
- the LOC124485759 gene encoding P2Y purinoceptor 3-like, whose translation MLLNMTSQFLNSTINSTDSMETDYFTICSDMYEGVVFWACSSVVLSLFGFPACVTVLWELFQKHRRGTPTTPNDVFMLNLTVMDSVFLGFMPTSVCNYLFWHNWTFETFLNFLYSLSLIGRPLFMTCICLDCYLAVVHPIMYRARKGLTSRVLMCVVVWAVTLAYGTAFILIDGLYYQPITLWPQLITLPTIGVCDFFILRALKSSDPAGRDLHPQKKKALQIIINSLVMTVITYLSPVLVFSMRTMMPGKVFLCFAIFPLISFTTAGSALMPVLYLNNLGKLGFIFIH comes from the coding sequence ATGCTGCTCAACATGACCTCTCAGTTTCTGAATTCAACCATCAACTCCACCGACTCCATGGAGACAGATTATTTTACAATATGCAGTGACATGTATGAGGGAGTTGTGTTCTGGGCTTGTTCCAGTGTAGTCTTGTCTCTGTTTGGGTTCCCTGCGTGTGTCACCGTTCTCTGGGAGCTGTTTCAGAAACACAGGAGAggaacccccaccacccccaatgACGTCTTCATGCTGAACCTCACAGTCATGGACTCTGTTTTCTTAGGATTCATGCCTACCTCTGTATGCAACTACCTCTTTTGGCACAACTGGACTTTTGAAACCTTTCTTAACTTCCTCTATTCTTTGAGTTTGATTGGCCGACCTCTCTTCATGACCTGTATCTGTCTGGACTGCTACCTGGCTGTGGTTCATCCAATCATGTACAGAGCCAGGAAGGGTCTGACCTCCAGGGTTCTGATGTGTGTTGTAGTGTGGGCTGTCACTCTGGCTTATGGGACTGCATTCATTCTTATAGATGGCTTGTACTACCAACCTATCACTCTCTGGCCTCAACTCATCACCCTGCCCACCATAGGGGTCTGTGACTTCTTCATCCTCCGGGCTCTGAAGAGTTCTGACCCTGCAGGACGAGACCTCCACCCCCAGAAGAAGAAGGCTCTTCAGATCATCATCAACAGCCTGGTCATGACGGTCATTACCTACCTTTCTCCAGTGTTAGTGTTCTCCATGAGAACCATGATGCCAGGCAAGGTGTTTCTGTGTTTCGCAATATTTCCACTGATCAGCTTCACCACTGCAGGAAGCGCTCTTATGCCTGTTCTGTACTTGAATAATTTAGGAAAACTGGGCTTTATATTTATACACTGA